A single window of Excalfactoria chinensis isolate bCotChi1 chromosome 13, bCotChi1.hap2, whole genome shotgun sequence DNA harbors:
- the SKP1 gene encoding S-phase kinase-associated protein 1 yields MPSIKLQSSDGEIFEVDVEIAKQSVTIKTMLEDLGMDDEGDDDPVPLPNVNAAILKKVIQWCTHHKDDPPPPEDDENKEKRTDDIPVWDQEFLKVDQGTLFELILAANYLDIKGLLDVTCKTVANMIKGKTPEEIRKTFNIKNDFTEEEEAQVRKENQWCEEK; encoded by the exons ATGCCTTCGATTAAGCTGCAGAGCTCAGATGGAGAGATTTTTGAAGTTGATGTTGAAATTGCAAAGCAGTCTGTAACCATAAAGACTATGCTGGAAG ACTTGGGAATGGATGATGAAGGCGATGATGACCCCGTCCCTCTTCCAAATGTCAACGCAGCTATTTTAAAAAAG GTGATTCAGTGGTGCACCCATCACAAAGATGATCCACCTCCTCCCGAGGATGAtgagaacaaggagaaaagaaCGGATGACATCCCTGTGTGGGATCAGGAATTTCTGAAAGTAGACCAAGGAACACTTTTTGAACTCATCCTG GCTGCAAATTACTTGGACATCAAAGGTTTGCTTGATGTCACGTGCAAGACAGTTGCCAACATGATCAAGGGAAAAACTCCAGAAGAAATTCGCAAGACATTCAATATTAAGAATGACTTcactgaagaggaagaagcacaG GTACGTAAGGAGAACCAGTGGTGTGAAGAGAAGTGA